The window CCGAAGCCCGGCGCAAATACGATCCCGAGCAGACCAAGCGCAACATCCTCGATGTCGCGACCCAGGAGTTCTCCGCGATGGGGCTCGCGGGCGCGCGCGTCGATCAAATCGCCGAGCGCACCAACACGACGAAACGGATGCTGTATTACTACTTCGAGAGCAAGGAAGGTCTCTATGAGGCCGTGCTCGACAAGGTCTACGGCGACATCCGCACGCTCGAACAGGATCTGCACATCGACGAGTTGGAGCCGCAGGAAGGCATGAAGCGGCTCGTCGAATTCACGTTCGACTATCACGACAAGCATCGCGACTTCGTGCGTCTCGTCACGATCGAGAACATCCACGGCGCGAAGTACATCGAGCAGTTGAAGTCGTTCAAGAACCGCAATGCAAGCGTGATCAAGACGATCGAAGACCTGCTCCAACGCGGTGTGGCGGCCGGCACGTTCCGCGCCGACCTCGACGCGATCGACCTGCACCTGATGATCAGCTCGCTGTGCTTTCACCGCGTCTCGAACCGCTACACGTTCGGCACCGCGTTCGGGCGCGATCCGTCGCATCCGCGTCTGCGCGCGCGGCATCGCGAGATGATCGTCGATGCCGTGCTGCGTTTCGTGCGCAAGGAATAACGCCGCTAAATAACGCCGCTTAGAAAGACAATCGCCGCCTGCGCAATGCAGGCGGCGAGCGTTGCAGCGTAGACAACCTAAGCGGCCACTCAATCGTTGAGCACGATCCGCTTGATATCCCCGACCACGAAGATATAGGCCAGCGCCCCGATCAGCGCGATCGTGCCGATGAACGCGAGCGCGCCCACGAACGAGCCGGTCGCCGTCACGATGATGCCGATCGCGAGCGGCGTGATGATCCCCGCCAGATTCGCCGCCAGATTGAAGATGCCGCCCGTCACGCCGAGCAGACCGTCAGGCGCGATATCGGAGACGAGCGTCCAGCCGAGCGCGGCCATGCCCTGCGCGAAGAACGCCACCGACATGATCACGATCACCACCGTGTTGCTCTGCACGTAGTTCGCGAGCACGATCGTCGATGCAAGCAGGAGCCCGGTGATGATCGGCAGCTTGCGCGCGATGTTGGGCGACTTGCCGCGCTTGAGCATCCAGTCCGAGAACCACCCGCCGAACAGCACTCCCACCGACGCCGCGATGAACGGCATGATCGCGAAGAAACCGATCTTGAGCCAGGCCATATGGCGCTCGGTCGCGAGGTAGGTGGGAAACCAGGTCAGGAAGAACACGAGCGTCGAGTTGCCGGCGAACTGGCCGAGGCAGATGCCCAGCAGTTGGCGCTGCTTCAAGAGGTGCCCCATCGTGCGCCAGCTCAGTTTGGCCTTGGGCTGCTCGGCGGCGGCGTCCGCGCTCGTGCCTGATTTCGATTTGCGATGCGTGAGCCCGCCGCCCGCTTCGATGTATTCGAGCTCGGCCGCGTTCGCACCCGGATGGTCGCGCGGCTCGCGATAGAAGATCCACCAGATCACGGCGAACACGAGCCCCGCAGCGCCGACGACGTAGAACAGCGTGCGCCATCCGTACGCCCCCATCAGCGCGAACAGGATCGGACTGAAAAACGCGAGACCGATGTATTCGCCCACCGTATACGTCCCCGTCGCGAGCGCCCGCTCGTTCTGCGGGAACCAGGTGGCGACGACGCGACTGTTGGTCGGAAAGCACGGCGACTCCGACACCCCGAGCCCGAGCCGGCACGCGAGCAGCGGCGCCACACCATGCACGAACCCTTGCAGCAGCGTGCACAGCGACCAGAACGTCATCGACAGGTAGTACGTGAGCTTGCTGCCGAAGCGGTCGAGAAAGAGACCGCCCGGAATCTGCGCGGCGACGTAGGTCCACGAGAACGCCGAGAACATCACGCCCATCACGGCCGCGTTGATGCCGAGTTCCTTGGTCAACTGCGGCGCCGCGATGCCGAGCACCGTGCGGTCCAGATAGTTGATCATCGTGCCGATCGCCAGCAACGCCAGAATCTTGTAGCGCGCGGACGTTCGGCGCGCCGTTGCTGCCGGCACGCCTTGCGCACGCGCGTGCTCACCCTGCGGCGCATGCTGCGCCTGAATCTGCTGTCGCACGAATGTCTCCTTGATTTATTTGGCTGCCGGCGGATCAGCGCGGCAGCAATGTCTGAAAGTGCTGGAACATGCGCTCGGCGTCGGGCGCGATGCTGGTGAAAATCTCGAATGCGTCGACCGCTTGATACACCGCCATGCCGCCGCCCGTCAGCGTGCGGCAGCCCAGCGCCTCGGCGGCCTTCAGCAGTTCGGTCTTGATCGGGAAGTACACGACGTCCGCGACCCACAGCGCCTGGTGCAGCAATTCCACCGGCAGCGGCACGCCGGGGAGCTTGGCCATGCCGGTCGGCGTCGCGTGGATCAGGCCGCTGGCAGCCGCCACGGCGTCGGCCAGCGCACTCGGCGTCTCGCCGCCGGCACGCACGCGCGCCGCCGGAAAGCGCACTTGCAGTTCCTCCGCGAGCTTCGCCGAACGCGTGGCGTCGACGTCGAACAGCATCAACTCGCGCGCGCCCATCATCAGCGCGGCGTGCGCCACGGCCGCGCCCGCCCCGCCCGCGCCGAGCTGCACGACGCGCTCGAGCGACACGCCCGGCAAGCCGCGCTCGAAGGCGCGCTTGAAGCCAGACCAATCCGTGTTGTGTCCGATGCGCTTGCCGTCCTTGAACAACACCGTGTTCACCGCGCCGAGCGCGCGCGCATCGTCCGACAGGTCGTCGAGCAATTCGATGACCGCCTGCTTGCACGGATAGGTGATGTTCAGTCCGTTGAAGCCCATGCGCTCGGCGGCGGTCAAGAGCGACGGCAGCGACGACATGTCGAGCCGCAGCGCCTCCAGATCGATGCGCCGGTACACGTAGCTGAACCCGAGCTGGCGGCCCTCCTCTTCGTGCATCGCCGGCGATAGCGAGCCGCCGATGCCCGAGCCGATCAAGCCGGCCAGAAACGATTTCGATGTCATTCGATACTCCTTCAATACGCTTTTTTCGAGCCTCGGCGGCGATCAGCGGGCCTTGGCGAGCAACGTCGCCATGCGCCGCAATGCCAGCTCGTAGCCCTCGGTGCCGCATCCGCAGATCACCGCTTCTGCCACGTTCGACACATACGAATGGTGCCGGAATGCCTCGCGGCGATGAATGTTTGAAATATGCACTTCGATCACGGGCTTTTCCACGGCGCTCAGCGCGTCGGCAATCGCCACCGAGGTATGCGTGTACGCCGCCGGGTTGATCACGATGCCGTCCGCCGTCGTGCGCGACGCCTGAATCCAGTCGATCAGCTGATGCTCGGCGTTCGATTGCCGGAATTCGAGCGACAGCCCGAGCGCATCCGCGGCATTGCGGCAGCGCGCCTCGACGTCCTGAAGCGTTTCCGCCCCGTAGATATGGGGCTGGCGCGTGCCCAGCAGATTGAGGTTCGGCCCGTTCAGGACCAGCACCGACGGCTTGCTCATGTGATGCGACTCCATTAATGACGCGGACTTGAAGGCTGCGGCTCGTCCAGCGTGAGTCGAAGTGTGCCTGTGACATCGCGTCGCGTCTTTTGGGGTTTTCCAGAATTTGTACGGTCTAGTTAGTTTGTATAATTCATGGAAATTCGGCAAGTTTAAGCGGTTGTTCGCGCATGCGAAATTGGATCAGATAGTTCATTTCCGCCCCACCGCTCGCTTCATCCGGATCGATTTTTCGCCTTATTCCGCCCTAGCAGGAGCTTCACCATGCAGCGTTCGATCGCCACCGTATCCATCAGCGGAACGCTTGCCGAAAAGCTGGCCGCTATCCGGCAGGCGGGCTTCGACGGCGTCGAGATTTTCGAAAACGACCTGCTTTACTTCGACGGCTCGCCCGCCGAAGTGCGCCGCATGGCCGAAGACCTGGGGTTGAAGATCGTGCTGTTCCAGCCGTTCCGCGACTTCGAGGGCGTGAGCGCCGAGCGCCTCGCGCGCAATCTCGATCGCGTGAAGCGCAAGTTCGACCTGATGCATGAATTGGGCTGCGACCGCATCCTCGTGTGCAGCAACGTGTCGCCGGACACGATTGCCGACGATGCGCTGATCGTCGATCAGCTCGGCGCGCTGGCGAATGCGGCGCAGCAAGCCGACGTGGTGGCGGCATACGAGGCGCTCGCATGGGGCCGCCATGTGAATTCGTACCGCCACGCTTGGCGGCTCGTCGATGCGGTGAATCACCCGCACCTCGGGCTCGCGCTCGACAGCTTCCATACGTTGTCGCTGAACGATCCGGTCGACGAAATCGCCGCGATTCCGGGCGAGCGCATCGCGTTCGTGCAACTCGCCGATGCGCCGAAGCTCGCGATGGACGTGCTCGAATGGAGCCGCCATTACCGGTGCTTCCCGGGCCAAGGCGATTTCGATCTCGCCCGCTTCACCGCGCGCGTGATCGAAGCGGGCTACACCGGCCCGCTCTCGCTCGAGATTTTCAACGACGGGTTTCGCGCCGCGCAAACCGCCGTCACGGCGAAGGACGGCTATCGCTCGCTGCTGTACCTCGAGGAACAGACGCGCGCGCATCTGGCACGCGAAAGCGCAAAACCGCGCGCCGGGCAGCCGCTGTTCGAGCCGCCCGCGCCACCGGCGCACGTCGGCTTCCAGTTCCTCGAATTCGCCGTCGACGCGGCCACCGGCGCGCAAGTCGCCGACTGGCTCGGCAAGCTGAGCTTTCGCCTCGCGGGCCGCCATCGTTCAAAGGACGTCACGCTCTACCAGCACGGCGCCGCATCGATCGTGCTGAACGCCGAGCGCGATTCGTTCGCCGACGCGTTCTACCAGCGGCATGGACTGTCGCTGTGCGCCTCGGCGTTTCGCGTCGACGATGCGAAGGTCGCTTTCGAGCGCGCTGCCGGTTTTGGCTATACGCCGTTCTCGGGCCGCGTCGGGCCGAACGAGCGCGTCCTGCCGAGCGTGCAGGCGCCGGACGGCAGCCTCGAATACTTCGTCGACGAAGCGCCCGACGCCCCGACGCTCTACGAATCCGACTTCGTGCTCACCGACGTCAACGGCCCCTCCGAAGTCGGGCCGCTCACGGGCATCGACCACGTCTGCCTCGCGCTGCCCGCCGATGCGCTCGACACCTGGATTCTGTTCTTCAAGACGGCGTTCGGCTTCGACGCCGAGCCGAGCTGGGTCGTGCCCGATCCGTACGGCCTCGTGCGCAGCCGCGCGGTGAGGAGCCGCGACGGCTCGGTGCGTATCGCGCTCAACGCGTCGGCGGACCGCCATACCGCGGTGGCCGACGCGCTCGACACCTACCACGGCTCGGGCCTGAACCACGTCGCCTTCCGCACCGACGACATCTTCAGCGCGATCGACCAATTCGTCGCCGACGGCGTGCCGTTCCTGCGCATCCCGCGCAACTACTACGACGACCTCGCGGCCCGCTACGCGCTGCCCGACGAGCTGATCGACGCGCTCGCCGAAAAGCACATCCTGTACGACCGCGACGAGCACGGCGGCAAATTCTTCCACGCCTATACCGAGCCGATCGGCCGGCGCTTCTCGCTGGAGATCGTCGAGCGCCGCGGCGGCTACGACGGATACGGCGCGGTCAACGCAGCCGTGAGACTCGCAGCGCTTGCCCGGCACCGCAAGTAGTTCCACGCGCATATGTTCTAATGGCGGCTCTTCCGCCGCGCGCCGCGGTGCAGCGTGTCCGTGCCCGCCGTGCGCGTCGTTTGCCTTTCAGGAGCGCCGCAGATTCATGAAAAGACTCACCATCGCCGCCGCCGTATCGATCCCCTTGCTCGTCGCCGGATGCAGCCTGTTTCAGAGCAACCCGGATTCCGGCGAGCCCGAAATCGATCACGTGACCAGCCGCTCGGTCAACGACGTCGTCGAATGCCTGACGCAAGACGCGATCAAGCACGGCGTCAGCTTCAAATCGACGCCGATCCCGCAGGGCACGATGCTCGAGTTCGGCAATTCGAACGTCATCAAGGTCCGCGACGACAACGGCCAGACGTCGTATCGCTTCTATCCCGGCGAGCGTCACATCTCGAACCTCTGGCTCGAAGGCGCGAGCAAGACCTGTGCGCCGTAATCGATGTAAACAGTTGTAAGGCGTCGACGGCACAGAAAAACGGGGCTTGGGTGCGCGTTTTAAGAGTCGCTTAAGTCTTCTTGCGGATCATCCGCAAGCAGAATCAGCGATAGGAACGCGAAAATGAACGAGCTGAACCGCCTGCCGGACCGCGCAGCCGCACCCGCGCCCGCCAAGCAACCGCATATCTTGCGGCGCCTCTTGAGCCACCATGAGCTGGCCACGCTGCTCGTCTTGCTGCACGCCCCCATCGACGTCATGGCGAAGCCCGAAATTCCGATGCTGCAGGAAGCCGGGCTCGTCGAGATGGTGAGCGGCACGCAAGAGCGCCCGCGCTTTCAATTGACCTCGGAAGGCAACGCGGTCCTGCGCGGACTCGGCGCGGTTTGAGCTATTTGCAAAGCATCAGCAGCTGTTCCTCTGACGAGCACGCTGGCTTCGGCTTTTCCTCCGCCACGGGTCGCGGTTGCGGCCGCTGTGCGACGGCCGCCCGGTGCGCAAGACACGCGCGCAAGTGGCGCTCCACCGGCGGGTAATACTTCCACCCCGAACTCAGCGGCGGCAATTCGAGTTTCACTTCCTTCCACTTCGGATGACCACGCGCCTGCAGGTCGTCGAAGTGCGTGCACAGCGAGTCGGCGAAACGGTCCAGGTTGCCGACCGTGTCGCGCATCCCATAGTCGTAAGTCACCAGATAGGCTTTGACGGTCCACGTCGGCACGTCCTCCTTGAGCCAGTTCGGATAGCTGCTCTGGTGAATGACGTCCGTGAAATACGTCTGCTTGCCGCGCACCGTTTCAGGAGCGTTCGGATCGAGCTTGAGGAACTTGATCTGCGCGAGCAGTTCCGGATTCATGTCGGTGAACAGCTTCGCCGGCTGGCCGGCGACGACGATCGCCACGTCGATCTGCTTCGCGATCAACTGGGCGAGCGAGTCTTCGTTGCTCAAGTGCGCGATGTTCGCGTCGTCGATCGGACCGCCGAACATCAGGCGGTACAGCGTCGTGCCCGATTGAGCCGTACCGCTGCCGATCAGCCCGACGCTGATGGTCTTGCCCTTGATGTCCTGGATGTAATTCATCGGCGAATCGGCGCGTACGACGAAATAGATCTCTTCGTTGTAGAGCGGCATGATAAGGCGCAGCGGACGGATGATCGTGCCCGCTTCGTCATTGCCCGCATCGGCCATATCGACGAACGCCTGATACACGTCCGACTGCACGAGTGCGAGCTTCACGCCCGGCTCGTAGCGCATGCGCTGCACGTTCTCGGCCGAGCCTTTCGAGGCCAGCACCTCGAGATCGATGCCCGCCGGCGCCGCGACGTACTTGGCGAGATCCGCGCCGATCTGAATGTAGGTGCCCCTTTCAGGTCCCGTGACTATCTTGTAGTGCGCTTCGGCGTGTGCCTGGCCCGCCGAGCCAAGCGTTGCGAGCAACGCGAACGCCACCGTCCCCAACCTCGCCACTATCGTCCTGATCATGGTGCACCTGTTGGCCTGGTTCACATCTCGTGCACAACACGTGTCCGACGTGCCGCGCCGCCCCTCATCGTTGTGCGCAAGTGCAGCGCACGCTCCTGATTTCTGTCCGACATCGATTTGGGCCATCTCGGCCCCGGCCGCGTCGATCGTCCGACGCGTCACTGACTATTCGGCTGATCGGAACTGGGCGCCGGCGGTGCCTTGCCCCAGCCCGATTCGCGGATCGAGCGCACGACCAGCGATTTCGCCTCGGCGCTGCTCGAGTCGGCCGACAGCGCGTCGCCCGCGTTGTGCCAGACACAAGTCCACTGGCCTTGTTGCGCACAGCCTCGCGCGATGCGCAGCGAGGCGTCGCGCGCCTGCTCGCGCGTCTGCAGTTCCTGACGAATTCTTTGTGCGTCTGGATTGTCCGGCTGGGCGGCGATGACGTCGTTCAACGCGGCGCGCGCCCCCGTCAGATCGTTCTTTTGGAGGCTCGCCTGAATCGACTGAAGATCGCGCGGGACCGCCTTGCCGCGATGATCGGCGGACTCGGGCGCCGCAGCGGCCATCGCGGTTTGAGCGGGGGCCTGTGGGACCGCTTGTGCGGGCGGCGCCACTGACTTTGGCGGGGCTGGTACTGGTGTTGGCGCTGGTGCGGCCGCCTGCGCCGATGCTTGCGCGCGCGGGATAGACGGCGGCAGCAGCGGTGGCTGTTCAGCCTTCGCCTGGGCCTGCATTCTTGCCTGCGCTTGGGCTTGGGCCTGCAACTTTGCCTGAGCTTGAGCCTGTGCCTGCAACTTCGCCTGCGCTTGAGCTTGTTGCTTCGCTTGCGCTTGTGCCTGCAACTGGGCTTGTTGCTTCGCCTGCGCTTGAGCCTGCAACTGGGCTTGTTGCTTCGCCTGCGCTTGGGCCTGCAACTGGGCTTGTTGCTTCGCCTGCGCTTGGGCCTGCAACTGGGCTTGTTCTTGCGCTGCCTGCGCATTGCGCGACGCTGGCGCATTGTTCTGCCGCATTGCAGCAGCGGGCGGCGCAACCGGCACCGAGTGCGAAGCAGCGGCGGCAACCGCCGCGCTCGCCGCTGCCGGATGCTCGAATCCCGGCGTGACCGTACCGACCGCCGTACGCGACATCATCTCTTCGACGTGCGCGGCCTCATTGTCGAACTGATGCAGCAGCACGAAGCCGCCGAACAGCACCGCGAACGCGACGAGCGTCAGCCCGGCACCTCGGCTCAAGCCCCAATGCCGCGCACCGCCGGGCAGCGGCGACGCGGCGGAGCCTGCCGACAAGCTCCCGCCGCCGGCCGCCGCGAACAGCGGCACGGGCCGCGCCGCTCCCGCCAGCTCGACGCGCTGCAAGTCGGCGGCAGAGGGCTTCGATGCAGCGGCTGCAGAATTCGTGCCAGCGCTTGCGGCCGAGTCGGCGCCCAGCGCCACCCGCGCACTCGCACCACAATGAGGACAGAAGGAAATTGGCTCGAGCAGCAATCCGCCGCAGCGTTTGCACGCGACGGGAAAAACCGGATCAGGAGTGGATTGGCTAGACATCGCCGGACCCTTGGATGAATACGCGACCGGTAATACGAACCGACATCGCGGCTGCTGCGCTCAAAAGGCCATACGCTGTCAACGCGCTTCGCCGTCGAAAAGAAGACGACGAAAGGGGTCACGAATTTTTAATCAATATGTGTCACTTGGGAGCGCGCGTCAAGCAACGCTGCGAGTTCGCGACTAGCATTAATCCGCCATAAATCCAGCATATTTTCGCATCTTTATTCGTATTCCTATATAATCAATAAGGTATATTTTTATCTCCGCTTGATTCCTCTTAATGGGAAGACATTCGATGAATGCAGCCTCAGGAAAAGTCGCCTTGATCACCGGCGCGAGCAACGGCATCGGGCGCGCCGTCGCGCTCAAGCTGCTGTCCCACGGGTATCGCGTCGTCCTGGCAGCGCGCAATGAAGCCGCGCTCGATGCGCTCGCCGACGCCGCACACAAACGCGGCGAGGACGCGCTCGCAGTCGCCGCCGACATCACCGATGCGTCTAGCGTCGCCGCACTGTTCGAAGCGACGCGGCAACGCTACGGGCGGCTCGATCTGCTCTTCAATAACGCAGGCCGCAATGCGCCGCCGGTCGAAATCGATCAGCTCAGCGTCGACGACTGGCGCGCGGTGGTCGACACGAACCTGACCGGCGCGTTCCTCTGCACCCGCGAAGCCTTCGCGATGATGAAATCGCAAACGCCGCGAGGCGGCCGCATCATCAACAACGGCTCGATCTCGGCGCATGCGCCCCGCCCGTTCAGCATCGCCTATACGGCCACCAAGCACGCGATCACCGGCTTGACCAAATCGACCTCGCTCGACGGGCGCAAGTACGACATCGTCTGCGGCCAGATCGACATCGGCAACGCGGCCACCGATATGACGGAGCGCATGGCCAAGGGCGTCCCGCAGGCGAATGGGGAGCTTGCGCCCGAGCCGAACATGAACGTCGAGCACGTCGCCGATGCCGTGCTGCACATGGCCGAGCTGCCGCTCGAAGCGAACGTGCAGTTCATGACGATCATGGCAAGCAAGATGCCGTTCGTCGGACGAGGCTAGCGCCGTTCAGCGCAATGTCAACGCGATGTGCCGTTGAGCAGCATTCGATACTCAGTCGGCGTGACGCCGACCGTCGCCTTGAATTGCCGCGTGAAGGCGCTGTGATCGGTGTAACCGCAAAGTGCGGCGACGTCGGTCACTTTGTCGTTCGAGACGAGCAGCGCCGTCGCGGCATCGAGCCGCGTCTTCAGCAGCACTTGTCGCGGCGTCAGGTGAAACACCTTGTGAAAATAGCGCTCCAGTTGCGCCACGGACATATCCGCCATCTCCGCCAAGTGTTTGAGGTTCAGCGGCTGCACGTAATTGTCCTGGATGTATTGCACGACAGCCGCGAGACGGCTGTAGGCCGGATGCGTGCCTTCGTCGGCCTTGAGATCGCGCGAGATGCCGGCCAGGCCGACCACGCTGCCTGCCGTATTGCGCAGCGGCACCTTGGTCGTCAGGCACCAGCCCGGTTGCCGGCCGGGATAGAGATGCAGCTCGAGCTGGTCGAGCATCGGGTTGCCCGCGCCGATGATCGCTTGATCCTGCGCCATGTAGACACGGCCGAAGCGGCGCGGGAAGACATCTTCGGTGGTCTTGCCGAGCAGCTCGCTCTTTTCCTTGCAACCGCAGCGCCGCGCGAGCGTGCGGTTCACGAGCGCATAGCGCGCGTCGCGGTCCTTCACGAAGAAGACGACGTCGGGCAGCGCGTCGAAGACGGGCTCGAGCATCGTGAAGTGCGCGAGCATGTCGGCAAGCGTTGCCGCCGCGGGCACGGTGGGCAGGTCGAGGGAAGCGTTCGGCGCTAAAGCCTGCGTGTTCATGGTCGAGGGTGTCTCGCGGCGGCGGCCACGTCGGGAATGTGCGATCGATTATAGGTCCGCGAAATCGTCGTCAGGCGCCGCCGCGATGAGCGTCGCGATCTTTGCGGGGCTGAACGGCGGGCGCGGCGGTGCGGGGTCCCAGTCTTGCGGGCCGCCGCCATTGGTGGCTCGGCCCAGGGCGACGTCACCATTGGTGGCCCCGCCATTCGTGGCCCGGCCTAAGGCGGCCCCGCCATTCGTGGCCCGGCCGAAGTACGTCTTGGCTGCCGTGCCGCAAATGCGGCCTTGGCACGGCCCCATCCCGCAGCGCGTGTGCAGCTTCGCGTCGCGCCAAGTCGAATGAGCGGCGGCATCGCCTAACGTGACGTCCTCGCAGCGGCACAAGAGCGTATCGGCAGGCGGCGGCTCGCAGGCGGCAGCACCCAGCGCAAACGCCCGCTCGACGCGGCCCGCAAAGCGGGCCCAGCGCTCGCGCGCGCGCCAAAGCGCAGACGGAATCCCTGCGCCGCTCGCAGCCAACCCGGCGAGTTCGCCTTCGATGCGCGCGAGCTCCATCCCGCCGATGCCCGTGCATTCGCCCGCCGCGAACACCGCCTCTACCGTTGTGCGCTGCACATCGTCGACGGCGATTGCACCGTCAGCGCGGTCCGTCCCATCCGCCAACTCGCAGCCGAGCGCCTGCGCCAGCGTCACGTTCGGCACGAGGCCGTAGCCGCACGCCACGCGGTCGCAAGCGAGGGTGATATCTCGCGCGCCACGCCGGACGACGACCGCTTCGACACGTCCCGCACCGCGCGCTTCGCGCACGACGCCGCCGGTCCAATAGCGCAAGCCGGCGAAACCGCGCGTCAAATGCGCGGCCTGCCAGAGCTTCGACGGCGTCGCTGCGAGCGTGACGCCAAAGCGCGCCACGCTCGCAGCGCTCGCCTGTTCGACAACCGCGAGCACCTGCGCACCGGCCTCGCGCGCGGTGACGAGCTCAGCCATCAGCAACGGCCCGCTGCCCGCGATCACGACGCGCTCGCCGCGCACCGGCACGCCGCCTTTGATGAGCGCCTGCAAACCGCCGGCGCCGGTCACACCGGGCAGCGTCCAGCCCGGAAACGGCAGCAAGCGCTCGCGAGCGCCGGTCGCGAGGATCAGACGGTCGTAGGACAGCGCGACACCGCCCTTTTCCGCCGATTCGATCAGCAATCCCTTCGCGGGCAGCAGCGCGATCACGCGTGCCGAAGGCCATAATGTGACGTTCGAGCAGGCCGAGAGCGAGCTGAGCGCATCGCGCAAAGGCGCCGCCTCGACGCGATTTGGCCCTTGCCGCCAGACTTGGCCACCCGCTCGCGGATTGTCGTCGAGCACCGCGATGCGTGCGCCGCTTGCCGCCGCCGCGCGTGCCGCACTCAAGCCGGCAGGCCCGGCGCCGACGACCACGATGTCGTAGTGCAACGTCATCGCCCGGCTCCCGTTTCGATCGTCATGCCATCGCGGCAAACGGTCTGGCACGCGAGGACATGCGCGCAGCCATCGACCGTCACCCTGCACTCCTGGCACACGCCCATGCCACAGAGCATGGCGCGCGGCTCGCCCGTCACCGACATCCGGCTGCCACGTATGCCATCCGCCAGCGCAAGCGCGGCCGCAACCGTCGTGTGGACGGGCACGTGAAGCGCCTGTCCGTCGACCGTCACCGCCACCTGTTCGCGATTCGCCTCACGCATGGCAGGCTCCCGCGATCGATCCGACCGAAAAGCGCTCCGGCAAATACGGCTCGATAGGAATGGCGGACTCGGTCCCGGCAATCTGCGCCGCGAGCAGCTTCGCCGTCGCGAGCGCGGTCGTCACGCCGAGACCCTCGTGTCCCGTCGCGAGCCACACGCCGGGCGCGGCAGCGCCGGCCGGGCCGACGAGCGGCAGACCGTCCGGCGTCGCCGCGCGAAAGCCGGTCCAGGCGCGCACGCCGTTCATTTGCGGCAGCATCGGCAGATAGCGTGCCGCGCGCTTCAGCATCCGCGCAAGCACGGGCATGTCGACGGCGGGATCGGTGGTCTCGAACTGACGCGACGAGCCGATCAGCAGTTGACCCGTGGGGCGCGGCTGCGCATTGAATGCGACCGACGTGCCCGCCGCGTGATGCGCGCTCTTGATATAGCCGAGTTCGAGCAATTGATGCTGGATAAAGCCCGGATAACGATCCGTGATCAGCAAGTGGCCTTTTTTCGGCTGTATCGGCAACGACGGCACAAGCTGCCGCGCGCCGAGGCCGTTCGCGAGCACGATCTGCGCGCCGTTCACGCGCTCG is drawn from Trinickia violacea and contains these coding sequences:
- a CDS encoding shikimate dehydrogenase — protein: MTSKSFLAGLIGSGIGGSLSPAMHEEEGRQLGFSYVYRRIDLEALRLDMSSLPSLLTAAERMGFNGLNITYPCKQAVIELLDDLSDDARALGAVNTVLFKDGKRIGHNTDWSGFKRAFERGLPGVSLERVVQLGAGGAGAAVAHAALMMGARELMLFDVDATRSAKLAEELQVRFPAARVRAGGETPSALADAVAAASGLIHATPTGMAKLPGVPLPVELLHQALWVADVVYFPIKTELLKAAEALGCRTLTGGGMAVYQAVDAFEIFTSIAPDAERMFQHFQTLLPR
- a CDS encoding TetR family transcriptional regulator; amino-acid sequence: MKKVLKVAPSDTHDVPTEARRKYDPEQTKRNILDVATQEFSAMGLAGARVDQIAERTNTTKRMLYYYFESKEGLYEAVLDKVYGDIRTLEQDLHIDELEPQEGMKRLVEFTFDYHDKHRDFVRLVTIENIHGAKYIEQLKSFKNRNASVIKTIEDLLQRGVAAGTFRADLDAIDLHLMISSLCFHRVSNRYTFGTAFGRDPSHPRLRARHREMIVDAVLRFVRKE
- a CDS encoding TAXI family TRAP transporter solute-binding subunit → MIRTIVARLGTVAFALLATLGSAGQAHAEAHYKIVTGPERGTYIQIGADLAKYVAAPAGIDLEVLASKGSAENVQRMRYEPGVKLALVQSDVYQAFVDMADAGNDEAGTIIRPLRLIMPLYNEEIYFVVRADSPMNYIQDIKGKTISVGLIGSGTAQSGTTLYRLMFGGPIDDANIAHLSNEDSLAQLIAKQIDVAIVVAGQPAKLFTDMNPELLAQIKFLKLDPNAPETVRGKQTYFTDVIHQSSYPNWLKEDVPTWTVKAYLVTYDYGMRDTVGNLDRFADSLCTHFDDLQARGHPKWKEVKLELPPLSSGWKYYPPVERHLRACLAHRAAVAQRPQPRPVAEEKPKPACSSEEQLLMLCK
- a CDS encoding SDR family oxidoreductase encodes the protein MNAASGKVALITGASNGIGRAVALKLLSHGYRVVLAARNEAALDALADAAHKRGEDALAVAADITDASSVAALFEATRQRYGRLDLLFNNAGRNAPPVEIDQLSVDDWRAVVDTNLTGAFLCTREAFAMMKSQTPRGGRIINNGSISAHAPRPFSIAYTATKHAITGLTKSTSLDGRKYDIVCGQIDIGNAATDMTERMAKGVPQANGELAPEPNMNVEHVADAVLHMAELPLEANVQFMTIMASKMPFVGRG
- the aroQ gene encoding type II 3-dehydroquinate dehydratase, with the protein product MSKPSVLVLNGPNLNLLGTRQPHIYGAETLQDVEARCRNAADALGLSLEFRQSNAEHQLIDWIQASRTTADGIVINPAAYTHTSVAIADALSAVEKPVIEVHISNIHRREAFRHHSYVSNVAEAVICGCGTEGYELALRRMATLLAKAR
- a CDS encoding MFS transporter; its protein translation is MRQQIQAQHAPQGEHARAQGVPAATARRTSARYKILALLAIGTMINYLDRTVLGIAAPQLTKELGINAAVMGVMFSAFSWTYVAAQIPGGLFLDRFGSKLTYYLSMTFWSLCTLLQGFVHGVAPLLACRLGLGVSESPCFPTNSRVVATWFPQNERALATGTYTVGEYIGLAFFSPILFALMGAYGWRTLFYVVGAAGLVFAVIWWIFYREPRDHPGANAAELEYIEAGGGLTHRKSKSGTSADAAAEQPKAKLSWRTMGHLLKQRQLLGICLGQFAGNSTLVFFLTWFPTYLATERHMAWLKIGFFAIMPFIAASVGVLFGGWFSDWMLKRGKSPNIARKLPIITGLLLASTIVLANYVQSNTVVIVIMSVAFFAQGMAALGWTLVSDIAPDGLLGVTGGIFNLAANLAGIITPLAIGIIVTATGSFVGALAFIGTIALIGALAYIFVVGDIKRIVLND
- a CDS encoding bifunctional sugar phosphate isomerase/epimerase/4-hydroxyphenylpyruvate dioxygenase family protein, whose amino-acid sequence is MQRSIATVSISGTLAEKLAAIRQAGFDGVEIFENDLLYFDGSPAEVRRMAEDLGLKIVLFQPFRDFEGVSAERLARNLDRVKRKFDLMHELGCDRILVCSNVSPDTIADDALIVDQLGALANAAQQADVVAAYEALAWGRHVNSYRHAWRLVDAVNHPHLGLALDSFHTLSLNDPVDEIAAIPGERIAFVQLADAPKLAMDVLEWSRHYRCFPGQGDFDLARFTARVIEAGYTGPLSLEIFNDGFRAAQTAVTAKDGYRSLLYLEEQTRAHLARESAKPRAGQPLFEPPAPPAHVGFQFLEFAVDAATGAQVADWLGKLSFRLAGRHRSKDVTLYQHGAASIVLNAERDSFADAFYQRHGLSLCASAFRVDDAKVAFERAAGFGYTPFSGRVGPNERVLPSVQAPDGSLEYFVDEAPDAPTLYESDFVLTDVNGPSEVGPLTGIDHVCLALPADALDTWILFFKTAFGFDAEPSWVVPDPYGLVRSRAVRSRDGSVRIALNASADRHTAVADALDTYHGSGLNHVAFRTDDIFSAIDQFVADGVPFLRIPRNYYDDLAARYALPDELIDALAEKHILYDRDEHGGKFFHAYTEPIGRRFSLEIVERRGGYDGYGAVNAAVRLAALARHRK